AACCCATTTTTGTGTCATGACCCACTATTTGAAACCCACTGAAACAGTGTACTGCAGCCATAGATTAAAACAAATCAAGTGATATGGGTTTGCTACATGGAACATCTAGCAAGACAATATCTCGAAAATATCTACACTGTATTTTTTACCTTCCTCTAAGACCAGCCATTTGCCTTTTTTAACAGGTCATTGATCGCCTTTGAGAGATGTTTGAGAAACAGCCCTACGAAAGTCCCCCTATGTACACCCCACCAACCAATGGCTTTGGACCACCAGGGAGCTTCCAAGACCCAAGGAGTGAGTTTGATTCCTACCCTCCACCTCCAGGATCATACTACATGGGCAAGGAGGTACCACAGGATTTCTACAAGTGGTTCTCCCCACCAGGAATTGTGAAGATTATGGTAGGGACAGTTATAGTTCTCTGTCTCGGAATCTTTGCTTGCGTGGCCTCTACTCTGGTTTGGGACATGCAATACGGATTAGGTTACGGAAGTGGATATGGTTCCAGCTATCCTGGGTATGGATATGGAAGTGGTAGTTATGGATACGGAGGCTTTGGTGGTTATGGAAGTGGTTATGGAAGTGGCTATGGAAGCTACTACAATTCTTACCCAACTCCTTACTCAGCAAAGACAAGCATGATCGCCATTGCCGGCATAAACTTTGTCATCTCTTTGGGTTTCTTCATTGCCTGCTTCTCCAAATCAAGCACATTCCGCAGTAGAAAGTACTACCTGGTGGTGCTCATTGTTAGCTCTATAATGGCAGTAATACAGGGCATTATAAACATTGTGTACATTGTTGGAGTGAACCCAATGGCCCAAAGCTCATCCAGTGCGTACTACAACCCTATGATCATGATGTGTCAGAACCTCTATGGAAGCAGTGTGACTGGATCGGGGGCAGGCTTTCAGTATAACCAGTACTTGTACCATTACTGCTACGTTGACCCTCAGgaggtacattttaaagttatagGATTTTAGCAATTTCTTTACAGTCtacatttaaattatgttttctttatAGCCttccacaaaaacacatttacacttacaatggaagcctaGCAGACatcactgtatatacattttttaaatacacagcTATTCACACTATTTTGAAAGTATAACCATAACACACTCATAACAAGGATCGCTGTAGAATAGAATTGCTTGCTTAGCAACCTTAGAGTGCATAGATCTTTGCAAAGTTATATATACATTTCAAGTCATGCCATGATCAGCTGAAGGTTTAGATATGGCTACGTTTGCAAATGGGGCTGTGGAGGGATACCAGGAAGGGACATGAAGGGGATTTAATGAAACTATCTGTTAAGCACAGTTTACATGGAGCAATCTTTATCTACAGGAATTATGTCTGTAATGCATAACCAGTAATTCATCCACCGAGAAAAGTAGTCCAACACTGAtcaaatgttaacctaaaaaatttGCTTCATGTCGTAAAATTTAAATTTACTTAGTTATgttaaaagtattatttaacatcactgaaccAACCTTAaagagatcacccaaaaatgaaaatgatatcataatgtacccaccctcatgccattccagatgtttatgactttctttgttctgcagaacacaatcaaacattttagaaaaatatctcagcttgatacaatacaagtgaatggtgaactccactggttaaattaatgtctttagaagcaatatgatagatctgggtgagaaactgatcaatgtttaagtcctttttactataaatctccacctttgaccagcagtaggtggtgatatgctcaaagaatgtgaatcgccaaaaaagaagaatgttgaagtgaaagtggagctttatagtaataaatacctgaaatattgttgtttttctttttgctgcctttatatttataagttctgaccaccattcacttgcattgtatggacctacagagctgaaattttcttctaaaaatctttttttgtgtacatgtGGAGAAGAAATAAAGGCAAAGACATCAGGGATGGCCTGaggtaaatgagtaaatgatgagagaatttttgggtgaagtgaactattcctttaatatattaggttacaccaacaaaactatttTTAAGGGTTACATCAGGTAAAAAAATATCCTTAAGGAAAAAATTGGAGGTTACAACATTTTACAGTGCACTGATTAGCCCAATTTACACTTTTCCTAACCAAAAGCAAATAtcctttctttctctttaaatAGTTAACACTGGCTGCATACATGGGTTGATGCATGTGTTTCTTAAGCATTTATTTGAGGATGCAAAGCgtgtcttttcattttctgaCCAATGATTTTAGACACAGAGAACTTCAGAAACAACAATAGTTAAAGTGCTCACAGACAGCACAGATTCACTGGCTTTTTACCAGCATGTCAATTCGCAGTGGGCCACCTTGACCTGGATAATGTTTTTAGGGCATTTTATAGAAGattaaaaacactgtaaatttTATTGTCATGCATGTTCCTGGAATATGTCAAGGAAAAATACTGATAAGCTAATTTTGAACAAGATAAAAATCAATGAGAAGCTCTGGTATGCTCACAgtctgacaatactggaatcataaattgatTCTTCACCTCATATTacggtaaaaaacaaaaatgttcccgCTTGTACAGCCAGTGCACATGCACATTCTAAAGTTGATTGACTGGTgatgtctttatctaaaaggtgattgtctcttttaactgtgaggcaggacttcctttctacatcctttGACCGCTGggtgctcagagctccttggtttctcccattcattataatagaagtggcccatcttgAGGACTTGAGGACTGTTCGTTGGTGACGTCAAGTGACGTCATTGTTCCATGAACATTGTTCCATGAACattgttccatgaacatttcctgcttgtcaaaacagagactatttagcagagacaggccacttctattaaaatgaatgagaaaaactGGAACACCCAACAGCAGCCAATGCTCAGtaaaatacagcataaaccattcTCGCATGAATCTTATGCTCTCCCACTGATGCAGTGTGGTCCCGTGCTCAAGGATTCAGCCCGTTCATATTGTAAAGAGGGCTCTTGTTTGAAATCACTTCATTTGAATGCAGCATGGGCTCTCCTGTTCAAATGCAGCGAGAGtcatcacacccaggccataaATGGTaagtggtctgcacttatatagcacctttttaaccttagcagtattcaaagcactttacactgcatctcattcacccattcacacaccaatgacggcagagctgccatgcaaggcgctagcctgccattggaattaacttggggttcagtgtcttgcccaaggacaattcggcatgtggagtcgaaccaccaaccctgcgattagtgaacaacccactctaccacctgagccacagccgcccccacaGTCCATGGGCTCTCCCGTTCTATTGCAGTGAGAGTCACCAAATCCAGGCCATGGTCTCTCCCTTTAAAATGCATTTCGGCTTTCCCATTCAAATGCAGTATAGCTCTCCCATTCAAAAGCAGTACAGCTTTCCCGTTCAACCGCAGTATGGCTCTACCGTTCAAACGCAGTACGGCTCTCCCGTTCAAACTCAGTACGGCTCTCCCGTTCAAACTCAGTACGGCTCTCCCGTTCAAACGCAGTACGGCTCTCCCGTTCAAACGCAGTATGGCTTTCCCATTCAAATGCAGTACGCCTCTCCCATACAAATGCAGTACGGCACTCCCGTTCAAACTCAGTATGGCTCTCCCGTTCAAACACAGTACGCTATCACATTCAAACGCAGTACAGCTCTCCCGTTAAAACAATACCGAAActcagaatattaatttaaatgttaggaCTAAGCATGAGAAGGTGAAATGTTAATTGAGTTTAGTATGACAAATAATTTTAGTCTGCTGGATCTGTTGCACTCTACAAATGTGTCTTTTTCTTAGGCTGTGGCAATGGTCTGTGGCTTCATGGTTGTTCTTGCTCTGGCTGTGGCAGCCTTCTTCTCCTTTAAAACCAGAAGTACAATCTGGCACTACGGGAAACCAAACATCTATTGGGATCAACCTCTAATGGCAGGAACAGAGGGCAGAGATGTGGAAGACTGGGTGAGTTTCTTTATTTTCTTGAGTTtgcgcactgcagcctgcatctggtGTCAACAGATCATACATGGGAggccagaaacacatacacagagcagaacggcatgtacattttcatatttcTCACACCACTTAATTATCTATGTTGAGAAAAGATACATAATGCATGGAAGAAGAAACACATGGTCACTATCAAAGTGGCACACCCAGATCAACTTGGTGGAAgtgccttgtgtgtgtgtggtgacaaTGGACTAGTTCATAACCATAGGGATGAATGGTCAGTTTCAGGCCCATAAAGTATGGCCTGAAAGTACAttcaacattaaagggatagtttatccaaaaatgaaacctCCGtcatcatgtttttccaaacccatgtgatattctttcttccatggaacacaaaagtagacagtttgttaatctcagtcaccattcactttcattgcatttgaatgtaaatggtgactaaggctgtcattctgcctaattccttttgtgttctacaggagTCAGGAATTcaaacaggtttgtaacaacaagttacattttgacagaaattacatttttgagaggtgaactatcccttttaatattccattaaatgagaaataaaataatttagttaCTTGAATAGATTAGTTAAAACATTGGttgcaacatttttaaaagtccACATGAAATAGTCCATCAAGACATTTTAAATAGACAAGGAGTGGCTTGATTCCTGGTTAAAAGTGCAGGAAGGTGTGTTTTGAAATCATTATGTCCTTTAATAGTTTCAGTGGCCTGTGTGACACTGGTGGTAACTCAGTCACATGGTTGAATGTTTTGCTGATATGGTCTGTTTATTTACGGCCTGCCCAGTTTCACTTTAATTGATcattaactaaactgagagagTTGAAACTTCATGGGTGGATGACCATGAAACTTTTGTAATACGCAGAAGTTTAGCATacttta
This sequence is a window from Xyrauchen texanus isolate HMW12.3.18 chromosome 37, RBS_HiC_50CHRs, whole genome shotgun sequence. Protein-coding genes within it:
- the LOC127631310 gene encoding occludin-like; its protein translation is MFEKQPYESPPMYTPPTNGFGPPGSFQDPRSEFDSYPPPPGSYYMGKEVPQDFYKWFSPPGIVKIMVGTVIVLCLGIFACVASTLVWDMQYGLGYGSGYGSSYPGYGYGSGSYGYGGFGGYGSGYGSGYGSYYNSYPTPYSAKTSMIAIAGINFVISLGFFIACFSKSSTFRSRKYYLVVLIVSSIMAVIQGIINIVYIVGVNPMAQSSSSAYYNPMIMMCQNLYGSSVTGSGAGFQYNQYLYHYCYVDPQEAVAMVCGFMVVLALAVAAFFSFKTRSTIWHYGKPNIYWDQPLMAGTEGRDVEDWVNHVQDGQSVQEASMVFSEKMAPVLVSAPSLGSLPLKTGSIFSSETYNLNSYPNRPSHSTYPSGELSSSPSDQTDTVRKPSAHRGKRSRRNPELDESQYETEYTTGGETAYDFDKDLWTRLYPKITSDAQRHEYKKEFDSDLRAYKELCAEMDDISDQLNKLSRELDTLDEGTSKYQAVAEEYNQLKDLKRMPDYQNKKLQCRKLRHKLFHIKGMVKNYDRSQL